The nucleotide window AACTATCGCCCATGATGATTTAATTCATTTGGACACTGTTTCGACAAATCATATAACTAACTATCATGATGGAAACACCAAACCTGCGGAAACTTCAAACTCTGAAGTCCAATTAGATCTCTTGGTTGGGTCTGACAGCCAGTTTAAAACTGATTCTGTTGATAATTTGGATACCCAAACTAAGGATGTGGTATTGAATCCAGTGTCCATTCAAGAGGATCAAGATTTTGCACAGAATGATATGCAGTTTCCTATTGAGGTTAGCACTTCAGATCCACCATCATGCAACACACATGAAAGTGGTCCACTGGAAACATCTTTGAGTTTAGATTTTGATCAAATCGAACAATTGATGCTTCAACCTGATAGTATTAGTTTTCCAGACGAGCATAAGTTAAGCAAAACTGGGTCATCTGTATCACATTTTGTATCAATATCTGCAGATCCCAATCTAAAAGAACCTGATACAGAGTTTGATGGTCAAATTGATAGAAGCCCATTGTCTGAGCCGCAACTCAATAAAGCTCTGTCTCATTCTGGAATACCTGCTCCATGTCACATCTCAGCAACTCAACAGTTATCCCCTGGTAAAGTTTTGGTTCCTGCATTAGTTGATCAGGTTCAGGGGCAAGCATTGGCAGCATTACAAGTTTTGAAGGTATGTTAGCATCAAAGATGGATACCCAACCACAACTttactattattttatttatttgttctGCTTTCCAATTCGTTACACGCCCAGTATGctccattttttttttgtctagttCATAAAAAGAACATATCTTCATATTGGTAAGGAAACCTATAACCTTTTCTTTTGTCATGAGAGGATGACAGCATGATAATAGCAGATATATTTCCTATGGTTCTTTCTAGTGCTACTTCTCTTTTTCCTATTTGAATTGATGTTTGTTCCTGGATGTGGATGTGTTATTTAATTTCTTAGATGATAAACATTACAGTGGATGCAATCCTTGTCTTGgagtgttaattttttttttacattcctAAAGTAGTAATTTTGCAGTGTCCATGGCCTTATTTTCTTGCATAAAGTATGTCATCATCTAACATTCTAATAACAAATGTTAAACAATAGCTGGAGAAACACTTTATTTTTTCACCTTTGCATGTGACAGAGAGCTGACTATTTTTCCATGTAACACCTTATTTGTATGTTATGAAGTTAATTTATAGAGGTATCGGAACTATTGTTTTATCACATCCAGTTGAAAACTGTAGGTTATTGAGGCTGACGTTCAACCAGGTGATATATGTACTCGTCGTGAGTATGCTCGCTGGTTGGTTACTGCAAGCAGTAATCTCTCAAggtatatttgttcttatgttttctatcttctctatactatattttttacatttttttccCTCTAAGGATATGCCATTGATCATCGTCTTAGACGGAGATCATATGCAATTTGGCACACAATTAATTCACCCTTTAATAATTCAAGCTGTTTCTAAGGCACCTTGCATTATGCCCCTTTCAAGTTTATATCCTTTTGGGAGTTTGCTTGTTGGTTTGATGAGTTTAAATTGCAAGAATGTAAGCCTCCTGGGTTTTCTAAGCCGCTTTATTTCTTAGACTAACTTCAACTATAAGAGTAACATCAAGCACGGATGACCGGTGTACCAAGTCAAGAGCCACCCTTACCATCTTATGGAAGGCAAACGGAGCATAACTTGATATTTTAGTTAAAATTGTTTGGATAAAGCAACCTTTCTTTATTTTGGATGTGTTCGGGTATGGTAGCCTATATTCTTTGGGAGGTGTTTGTGCTTGGATATGAAGAGTTTTAAGTTCTTGGGTTTCCCACACAGGAAAACAGTTTCAAAAATTTATCCAGCAATGTACATAGAGAATGTGACTGAACTTGCTTTTGATGATGTTACGCCCGAAGACCCAGACTTTCCATGCATTCAAGGTATGGATTTGAATAACTTAACAATTAATTGGAATGCAAATTGACTTGGCCTGCTACTTAAAGATGCTCCGATCTCATTGTTTTCTTTGTGTGCCATGTTTCTGGGATAGGCTTGGCAGAAGCTGGACTAATCTCCAGCAAGCTTTCAAGAACTGATTTGGGTCACACTGTCAGTGATCAGCAGGATTATATTCTCTTCTCCCCTGAAAGGTGATAAACATGGGTTCTTACTGTAACTTTTACTGTCATTATCAGAAAGCAATTCTGACATCTTATGACCGAACATTTTATGTGTCAGTCCTGTGTCACGTCAAGATCTCATTAGCTGGAAGATGGCTACTGAAAAAAGGCAACTTCCAGAAGTTGACATAAacgtaaaggaaaaagaaagaaataggatCTTATGacttttcttttcttgatttcagataaAGTATGTACTTACTGCCAGTGTGATGTCTTTCCCTGATCAGGACATATACCAATGTTGTGGCTATATAGACATCCATAGGATCAATCCAGATGCTTGGCCAGCTTTAGTAGCTGACTTGTCCTCTGGGGGACAAAGCATCACAGCTCTTGCTTTTGGTAATTTGTTTCTGGTTTTTATTATCTGTCTTTCTAGTTTTGGGTTATTTGCTAAGAAATTAGATTGCTACCATTTTTTTAATGAATAGGTTGCACAAGACTATTTCAACCTGATAAACCCATCACAAAGGCTCAAGCTGCTATTGCACTTGCAACTGGTGATGCAGCAGAAATTGTCAGCGAGGAACTTGCTCGTATTGAGGCTGAATCGCTGGCCGAAACTGCTGTGAGTGCAGATGCAGCTTTGTTAGCTCAAGTTGAGAAAGATGTTAATGCAAACTTTGAGAAGGAGCTTGCCAAGGAGAGGGAAAAGGCAAAAGCTCTAGAGAAGTTGGCTGAAGAAGCAAAGCTAGAATTAGATAGATTACAGGCTGAAAGAGAGGAAGAGCACATTGCTTTAATAAAGGGGCATGCTGTTGTTGAGTCTGAAATGGAAGTCCTTTCAAGGTTGAGGCATGAGGCGGAAGAGCAGTTACAGAGTCTCATGAGTAACCAGCTGGAGATATCCTTTGAGAAGGATAGGATCAACAAACTTCGAAAGGAAGCAGAGAGCCAGAATCAGGTTATTGCCCAGTTACAGAGTGAGCTGGAGGTTGAGAGGAAGGCTTTATTCATGGCCAGGTAAGGTAGTTATTTCCTTTTATGTTGAGGTGGTTATTCTGTTTTCTATAGATTTATAACTGTTTGCTCTGGTTGTAAGATAGCACATGATGACAATCGTTCATTTATCAGGCAATGATACTTCCTTTTGGTATGTACTCTGGCCACTGTCTTCTAGCATGCTCCAGAAGTCTTGAAAGTCTACAGGCCCAATAACCTACAAATGGCTCAAAATTCCCAAACTATTAGTAGGCCACTAGGCTGCCTGCACAAGTAGACGCAATATTAGCTCCCTATGTGGGACCATTATGATATTACAAAATTCCCTGTTTTATGCCTAAGATCCTATTTACGTGCCACCAAGTACATATTGGGTTCATATCTCAGAAAACATGAGCTAATCTCATCTTGCCATATGCATATGAGAGTTCCCTAGTGGATGCTATTATGTCAATTGTTGCTACTCAACTAGTGCCTTTGCCCCATGATTAAGATGATGGACTTTGACAATATGGAACAAAATGCTTAAATGAAGTTATTAATGTTAGGCTACTAAGTCCAAGATTCTCTAGTTAGATCCTGATGTCATAATTACAGTATCACAGCATCAGAACATGACCTCTGACGAGATAGCTAGCTATGTAGTAGTAAAATGGGCCCTAGCCAATCATATGCTGATGGATAGGTGTATTGTATAGGGGACTCATATTAAATGAGTGAGATAAACATCTTTAGTGGCATGATGACATTGCATTCTCTATTCGTCGTGAATCCTCAAGAGCTTAGATTGCAAATGTCTTTCATTCTATGGAAGGAATCTTTGATTTTCGTAAAGAAAACAGATGCATGTTGGTGGCAATGGATGGGAAGGTTTGAGTCACAATATACTATACTTGTTGACCTACGCCTGATTTATCAGTATCATGTAAATATTCCAGTAGCAAACCCCATTCATCTAGCACACTGTCCTGCTTAAGAACCTGTTTGATAGGAAAGTCAGCTTTGGTCATGTTTAAAATGACACAGTAAAGCCTTTACTTAATGTGATTTGATCTACTTGCATTGTTTTATGGAATAGATTGAATTTGATCAATCAATTAATTTTTCTAGTCGACCCATTCTGATGAGGTAAAAATGCCAACCAGAATGTAATTGTTTCACTGTCAACCTAACTATTTTATGGGCTGGTTCGGTCAGCTGGCCAAAGTCTTTTACAAAAACAAGCTATTTCTTGTGACATCAGCTAACTACGACCCAAACTAATAAGGCCAACTCAAACTGATAAACTTTGTTAGATTCCTGACTAACCGGAGGGCATCGCATGAGTTGCCAGCCAAAATTTTTTGGAGCGTCATATAGAAATTATATAGTGCGTTCATAATGCAAAATGATTCATGTTGTAGTTGCATCTACTTGATCTCAGTATGTATAAAGTGAATCTTATCAGTGAAAGAGTACTTAATGAAACCACATAGTAGCAATATTTGGAAATTATGGTGGCAAGAACTTGTGTAAGTGCCGAAATAACTGGCCACAGCACTGAACTCGCAGCTCGTCGCAATATGAAGCCTGGACTTCGCCTACTTTGATAATTAGAAGCatcatctttttccttttttttatgttCTATTTTGTTTCTTGTCTAGTGACACTTTTAGCATTTTATTTGTAATTATAGACACTCATAGATTAAAATTTTGAAGCTTAGCTCTTTTTTTTTGTAGCACCTTTTAAAATTCTTAATGCCTTTTGGAGAATGGCATAATGAAACAACCATCGGTAGGCTGCTCATTCTAAACTGTATACCTCCACCAGGTCTTGGGTGGAGGAGGAGGCTAAACGGGCTAGAGAGCACGCCAAAGCACTTGAGGAAGCCAAAGAGCGGTGGGAGGGGCATGGAACTGTAGTCGTTGATGCGGATCTCGTGCGTGATGCTGATGTTGGAACCGCTCTAGAACAGCCCCAAGTTGATGAGATGATTCAAAGAGGAGAAAGCTTGGTTGAGAAGCTTAAGACAATGGCAGCTGAATTAAGAATTAGATCTGCTGCTGTTATCGAGAAGATAATCGAAAAGATCATCTCTTTGATTGCAGCTTTGAAATCGCAGGCTTCGGCGGCTTCTGATCACACCATGAAGCTTTGGGATAATGTATTCTCCAAAGCTAGAAGTTCAGTAGATGTGTTCCATGAAAGCGCCTCTGGATTTGGCTCAGCCGCTGCGGACAAAGCAAGGAGGATAGTTGAAGATTGCAAGGAAGGCGTAGAGAAGATCACACATAAATTCAAAACATAGGAGTCATTATTTTCCGCATCTGTAAATTGGTTGCGATGGCCGACAATTCAAGGAAACGAGTGATCTAAAGTACCAGAACTACCTGGTTTTAGAGTGAGTTCTACAAATTTAGTTCTTTTTATCCTCACAAATTTTGCCACATTATTTAACATGGAAAATGATAATTGATATGGAGAGCAATTGGTGTGTGTTGGTTGAGACCATCTTGGATGTGAGTTTGTTCCACAAATTGTCTATAGGAGCTGTGTTTAGGATTATTTCCCCCCTGAGAATGCAATATATTAACATTATTATTTGGAGAGATCGATTGCATATATCTTTTCTCGAGCTAAATCCAAAATCGAGTTTGATTTGTTATTATGTAAGGAAAGCAGAAAAAGAACGATGTTTTAAGTCGAACGGGTTCGTCGGTGGGTGAGCACTGGGGTGTGGTGGGTCCGCTTAACCCGACCCCTGGGGCCCATGGGTTCAATCTATGGATGCTGCTGCGTGATACACCGCACGTGTCAATTGACGTTTAAAATAGGATTTGACCGGTAGGTGGATGACCGGCAGCAGGTTTAGGTGACGGCATAGTACGGATGGTGCAAGTCTGCAAAGAGAAACCATCCAATGGACAAGACCAAGGAATAGATACCGGTGAAAAAGACACCTGAATGGCTGATGATGAACCGTGtcggataaaatattttaatgatttttttaattaaaatatttttatgtattaattataataataattttatttctggTAGGATAGAAAAAGACGAGAGTGAGAAAACCTATTAGACGACACCCTCGATTGATTCGATGGGCGGGTCCCACCGTACCATCATTTTGGGTGCTGGACAATGTGCCGGAGGGATTGGATCACGTGACGCTGATTTGGGATGGACGAGGACAAACAGATGTcgtagaaattattttgaatctcaAAAAAGTATTTGATTCTACACAGTAAATGAAATGTCGAGCGGATATTTCATCGGACCCATTTAGTTTCTGGCATCACTCATTAAGACGTGTGTTGGCATTCTCATGCTAATGCCGCACCAACCCAACCTACTCAGCAGTAAATATAATTTAGATCCCATGGATCCCACGTGGATGCTGACATAACATAACATCAATTCCCGTGTCTCCTTCCACGTATCTGCGTCCTATGCGCATCATTCATCCTACCATATTGTGTGATGTCTTAATCGCACGTACCGAAATGTTAGCACGGTCACGTTCACAATTTAAGATGACATTAATAcatgaaaacaaaattaaaaattaaatgaagaaaaatgcttACTTCATTGGTAAAAGAATGGCATGGGAGTGGTGCAAGAATCCAAAGCGTCGTCGTTGACATTGGCATCCAAGTGATAGCCAAAATCCCCTCTCTGCATTTGTGGTGTGGCGATGGCATGGCAATCATGCAGCGAGGAGAAAGATACAAATGCTCTGCAAAGGTGTTCTTTGGCTTTGATACCCGTCACATGTCCGGCAATGGGCTGCATTCACGAGTTGGTACgttcggtctctctctctctctctctctctctctctctctctcttatatatatatgtatataaattttatatttatgcaTGTAAATCTAAATTTATCATGCACCCGCACGTATAGATGTATTTGAGAAAGCCATAATTTACAATGACACTAATTTGACTAATTACCATAGAGTTAAAATGATAGTAAAATATTCGGAGTATTCGAAAGTTGACGCTAACAATGTGAGAAATACATGATATCACAGAGTTGTTAAAGCACGATCTAGTCATCTAATATGTCGGGTTAGTCCGATAAGCTTAACTTCGAGAAAATAAGTGGATTCAAATAAAATACTTCAAAGAAAAGTTGATTTCTAATATTTGAATTAGTATAACtctaaaaaaaaagtaatatttgATTTAGGGAGTTTAAAAGGCTATATGTGAGGTAGCCTAGTTAGAGACATTTTATAGAGAATTTTAACAATTGTGATACCAAGCAAAGGAGTTTATTGGTggaatgatttgatattattttttagaacTATACAAGTTTATAATTATATCATGTTAATCATATGATCAACTTGATTAACGTGTCGACACGATAAAATAATTGAGTAGTATCAAACTAATAATGATTTGATGTTGTAAGCACcaacatattataatatttaaatattagatGTATATTTACTAAAATTCGAAGGAGCAATATGACATTGTGGGGGCATAGAAAGGATAAgcgcataaaatcataaaaaaaaagtgttgtgatttattattattattattatttataataatgagAACAATGGATAATTAAAAGCAACAAGTATAAGCTAAGTGACATGCTGCTACCCATtgggcaagaaaaaaaaaagaaaaacaaagacaTGTAGGCATCATTTGTAATGATCCATGGTAGGCCATGTTACACCTACTTCTTTTGCATATTGAACACAGAACACAGAACACAGAAGAGCACATGACTTCTTGATATTGGTGCCCCCTTTTGCCATtcactttctctctttttttggcTTTAATGGCTTCAATGGACACTTGTGTCCTTCCCAACAACAATGATATAGGCTTGCTTCATCAGACATCaggaatatcttttttttttttaatgtcatcaCCATCTTTTTATTATTCATTTTTTTGATTTTCCCCCAACAAAATCCAATActtttttttgataaataaatatatattctttttatctgaccttaaaaaagaaaaaaaatcaatttcttAAATATAAGCTGTATTTAGGGGCAAAAGGTGAGACAGAGCCAGCTCACTGTCTTGCAATAATAACATGGTAGGGTTCCACAACTGCCTTCTTTCACACATCCTTTTTATTGGCTCAAATAATTTACTTGTATTTGAAATAgtaaacttattttatttttttaaaatataattttattacattaaatgatACACATAGATGTATGTAATAATAATACACTTACCAATCATGAtatcgaaataaaaaaaaattatatattttcgtTCAATGTACAAAAATCCTCTACAAATATATTTCATATGAACCATTAGAGGTCCAAATTCTTATcacaccccaaaaaaaaaaacaaaaataagaagaatattatatatatatatatatacaccgagtCGGTCTGTCACGGACATGGAGTCGTGTGTCCACGGAACAGTTGGCTGTCAAAGCTGCACCAATCAAATGGAGGAGGGTATGATGCACGAGGTGACAAAGACCTGTCCTGTTCCATCACACTTCCTCTGCTTCCCTCGCCACGGGTCGGAGGTCACCAACAGCCAAGCCATGACAGCTCCTCTTGTTTGtatctgctgctgcttctgcacCCTCCCCGCGTACGTGGTGTAAGCAAGCAACCCCAATcattccaccaccaccaccgcggtAAAAGTTAAAAAGGGTCGCTCGACGCACCGGGGCTTGGCACCCCCCTCCGTGATCCTCCACGGCGATTCTTTCTCCTTTGTTCTGTCCTGTTTCGCTGCCCTTTCCTTCGACCTCAAAAGGCGAGAGGAGGGAGGGAGCCATCCAACCGAAAGCTTGAGCTACGTGAAAGCCTTTTTTCCGTACTGTGCGTGCTGCATGCCTAAGCCTTTTAGCCATTGGTGCTCTACTGCTGAGCTTGTTCTAGCCGCATGTGATCATCCACTGGATTCAGTGCAAATTTAATGTCCCAGGAAGAATTTGACGACGCTATGATTTACAAGCTGTCTTCATGCTCCTCTCACCCATACCACGGTCTGCTTGTCCTGTTAAGGGTAAGGGTGATGTCCAGCCCCCGTTAGAGTCTTGCATAAGCGCGAGGCTGCTGTAGATTGCTTTTCCTCTCTCAGGCAAAGGGTCTCCATTTTGCCGGAGAAAGAAGAACAAATGTCACTCTTCTTTAGGATCTCTTCTCACTCTGTCTCCAACTAGCGTTGCCGGAGATGAAGTTGACGATGTGGTGTTGGTAGGAGAAGTCCGATTCGAGAAGGGAAGACCGGAACCCTGGCCTTGTTCGGCTTTTTCTCAGGCTATTTCTGTTTGTGTGGCTTGGAGATCAGGTTTTGTCTCGATCAATGGCCGTAGATCCCGAGATGCATGACGAGTTGCCGGAGAAGCCCCTCAGGAGGCAGCTTGCCGCTACAGTTAGGACGATCCAGTGGAGCTATGCAATCTTTTGGTCTACCTCCACCAGGCAACCAGGGTAAAGAAGCTGCTCCAGCTTTCTCATTTCTTGGTCTATATTGACTGGTTACCATCTACTGTGTTCTCTCTGTTACAAACTGGAAGACTATATGTAGAtaattcttaccatttcttgttttGGTACTGCATGGATCATTGAGATACATGAAGTAACTGAGGATCTAAAAGAAATCCTGTTAATGTTTGGGGTTATTTTAGCATCGAACAAAGAATCATGAGATACCAGCTATCACATTAAACTCCTCGTCTTGCTTAGTTTCTTCTAGCTAGCAGATCTATGTCACCAGAGTACTTCTACACAAGTAAAGAAGATCTTTCATCGTGCCGAGATCTAAAGAAGTAGGATGTGCCAAAATGGAACTTTTGTTTATGTTTTTTTGTTTCGATTTCTCGGGTAAGTAATCGACCACTCTTTGGTCAAAACTGTGTTTTCATGGTGAATGCTCAATGCTATGTAGTGTGTTGTCATGGAGTGATGGATACTACAATGGTGATATAAAGACGAGGAAGACAACTCAATCTGTAGAACTTAAAGCAGATcaaatgggtcttcagaggagCGAGCAACTGAGAGAACTGTATGAATCACTCTCAGCAGGCGACAGTAATCAGCAGATGAGAAGGCCCTGTGCTTCATTGTCTCCAGAGGATCTCACCCACACCGAGTGGTATTACTTGGTTTGCATGTCCTTCACATTCACTCCCGGACAAGGGTACATCCATCCTCCTCCTaaaaccctcaattgacttcttTCTTCATCGGCACTTCTCCATCCAAGCTTTGCTGCTCTCCAGATTGCCCGGTAAAGCCTTCGCCAACAACCAGCACGAATGGTTGAGCAACGCTCAGTTTGCCGACAGCAGGATCTTCTCGCGCTCTCTTCTAGCAAAGGTGGAGTTCATAGACCTTCCAAAATTGTAACAAAGCTTGATCTATAGAGATGCTAATGTGTTGCTACTCTTTCATTTCTGCTACGTTGTTTGTGGATTCCTCCGATCGGCCTCTGTCACACATCATCCAGAGTGCATCCATTCAGGTAATGTCTCGATCTTGATTTCCAGTTGATACATCTCTGTGATTGCTCATTTAATTTGTCTGTCTCAACTGTAGTTTCGGCTTATCTAATGGTCTCTCTCTGTTCCCCTCTCTCTGCAGACAGTGGCATGCATCCCTTTCATGGGTGGAGTACTAGAGTTGGGTACAACTGAATCTGTGAGTTCCAATCAATTGTTTCTTA belongs to Musa acuminata AAA Group cultivar baxijiao chromosome BXJ1-11, Cavendish_Baxijiao_AAA, whole genome shotgun sequence and includes:
- the LOC135597442 gene encoding uncharacterized protein LOC135597442 isoform X1 is translated as MASACRPSCPSSLQIRFGLMCRESPPVLLRVRFRPLDRRFGLMFAAGEAGGGERRREPWSGSSGSPDSFAGWFAEENGGGKPPEEENFGGVLGAALAGLLFAAGVAFATLSLTSKSGSGAKQEMQPLSMEQERLINSDTNENLDQDFILPSTINEEASKSISDAEHHIEASLVHNTKSADVGSDATERASDQGDLEMVEDIDKIPVPAGFSASTPELDAHIIEFSPDRSNLKDLVGTTYSETQESVTGDLGITIAHDDLIHLDTVSTNHITNYHDGNTKPAETSNSEVQLDLLVGSDSQFKTDSVDNLDTQTKDVVLNPVSIQEDQDFAQNDMQFPIEVSTSDPPSCNTHESGPLETSLSLDFDQIEQLMLQPDSISFPDEHKLSKTGSSVSHFVSISADPNLKEPDTEFDGQIDRSPLSEPQLNKALSHSGIPAPCHISATQQLSPGKVLVPALVDQVQGQALAALQVLKVIEADVQPGDICTRREYARWLVTASSNLSRKTVSKIYPAMYIENVTELAFDDVTPEDPDFPCIQGLAEAGLISSKLSRTDLGHTVSDQQDYILFSPESPVSRQDLISWKMATEKRQLPEVDINDIYQCCGYIDIHRINPDAWPALVADLSSGGQSITALAFGCTRLFQPDKPITKAQAAIALATGDAAEIVSEELARIEAESLAETAVSADAALLAQVEKDVNANFEKELAKEREKAKALEKLAEEAKLELDRLQAEREEEHIALIKGHAVVESEMEVLSRLRHEAEEQLQSLMSNQLEISFEKDRINKLRKEAESQNQVIAQLQSELEVERKALFMARSWVEEEAKRAREHAKALEEAKERWEGHGTVVVDADLVRDADVGTALEQPQVDEMIQRGESLVEKLKTMAAELRIRSAAVIEKIIEKIISLIAALKSQASAASDHTMKLWDNVFSKARSSVDVFHESASGFGSAAADKARRIVEDCKEGVEKITHKFKT
- the LOC135597442 gene encoding uncharacterized protein LOC135597442 isoform X2, giving the protein MQPLSMEQERLINSDTNENLDQDFILPSTINEEASKSISDAEHHIEASLVHNTKSADVGSDATERASDQGDLEMVEDIDKIPVPAGFSASTPELDAHIIEFSPDRSNLKDLVGTTYSETQESVTGDLGITIAHDDLIHLDTVSTNHITNYHDGNTKPAETSNSEVQLDLLVGSDSQFKTDSVDNLDTQTKDVVLNPVSIQEDQDFAQNDMQFPIEVSTSDPPSCNTHESGPLETSLSLDFDQIEQLMLQPDSISFPDEHKLSKTGSSVSHFVSISADPNLKEPDTEFDGQIDRSPLSEPQLNKALSHSGIPAPCHISATQQLSPGKVLVPALVDQVQGQALAALQVLKVIEADVQPGDICTRREYARWLVTASSNLSRKTVSKIYPAMYIENVTELAFDDVTPEDPDFPCIQGLAEAGLISSKLSRTDLGHTVSDQQDYILFSPESPVSRQDLISWKMATEKRQLPEVDINDIYQCCGYIDIHRINPDAWPALVADLSSGGQSITALAFGCTRLFQPDKPITKAQAAIALATGDAAEIVSEELARIEAESLAETAVSADAALLAQVEKDVNANFEKELAKEREKAKALEKLAEEAKLELDRLQAEREEEHIALIKGHAVVESEMEVLSRLRHEAEEQLQSLMSNQLEISFEKDRINKLRKEAESQNQVIAQLQSELEVERKALFMARSWVEEEAKRAREHAKALEEAKERWEGHGTVVVDADLVRDADVGTALEQPQVDEMIQRGESLVEKLKTMAAELRIRSAAVIEKIIEKIISLIAALKSQASAASDHTMKLWDNVFSKARSSVDVFHESASGFGSAAADKARRIVEDCKEGVEKITHKFKT